The Bacteroidales bacterium genomic interval TGCAGGATTTGGATAAATTGTAACTTTCGATAAATTATTATTGTTAATAGCAGATGCTGAATTTATAGTAACATTTAAAATACAAGTATCTATAAATCCAGCAAGGTCTTTAATAGTCCATATAATTTGGTGTGTTCCAATATTCAATTGTGCACCTGCAAGTGTTGATAGTTGGTTGATGGAATTATATACAGTGTCAATTCCACAGTTATCAGAATAATCGTATGGGTCTAGTTCGTTTCCTTGGACGATATAATAGGTTGAACCTGCTGCAATATTAATTGTAGTATCATTTTTGCAAGTGATGTTAGGATGTGTATTATCTATTCCATACCCTAAAATAACGAAAATGTAAGGATTTTCATCATCATCATTATTGGCAATACTTATTGTTCCATCATATTCTTCACAAGTAGTAGGTAAAAATTTTACTTCAAACATAGCATAAGAACCTGGGTCTATAACTGGGGAAGCGTCACTGATAAGTGTAAAAGCACTACCTGTTACAGAAACTCTTGGGTTATTAGTTAAATATAAAGGTTGACTACCTGTATTATTAATTCTAAAAAATTTATTTACAGAAGTATTGGGTGGAACATCACCAAAATAAGTGTTATCATTTGTAGATGGTGTATAATCACCATTGGGTATTACTATATTGTTTCCTAATACTTCAATTTCAGGACTTTGAGATAACTTACAAATAAATATTTCACTATAAAGTTCAGTCACAGGAGTTAATGTAAAAACGCCTGGTCCTGGATCAAAATCGGCAGTAGCTTTGAAAGTGCCTGTTACATAAACATTATTATTATTATCAACGCAAAGGTCAACTCCTTCATCATCATTTTGGCTACTTCCCATTTTTACAGCCCAAACAAAGTCGCCATTTAAGTCTAATTTGCACACAAAAATATCTAAATAACCACTTGATGTAAGATTAAATGTATTGTTAGAAGGGTCAAAATCGGCTGTTCCTGCAAATTTACCTGTTATGTATATATTACCACTAGTATCAGTACATATAGCTTTTCCTTCGTCAAAATTACTTCCTCCTATTTTTTTTACCCAAACAAAATCACCACTTGAATTGAGTTTTAAAACATAAGCGTCATAAAATCCTGATAAGGTATTTGAACCGGGACCCGGATCAAAATCAATAGTACCAGAAAATCTACCTGTAATATATATATTTCCATTGTTATCGGTAGTTATAGAATTAACTAGAATATCAGAACCGCTGATTTGCTTTATCCATCCTCCTTTTATAAAAATCCCTCCATCATAGTATCCCACTGTATAAACATTATTAGCAGCATCAACTGTAATTGCACTACCACCATCATTTGAAGTAAAGTGTATTGATGAAAAAGATGTTAAGTCGTCTTTTGCAATAAAAGCATCATAAGCGTCATTAGTAGAATAATATACGTTCTGTCCTACCTGGATAGTGTCTTCAAAATGACCTGTAAAATAAGCAAAATTATTTCCAGCAGCAACATCTGCAGCTACACTATTGCCAGTGGCAAGGCTATCATTAGGATTATTAGGATTAGAATGATAATAATGTGACCTAATGGCATTTGCAAACTGATAATTGCCGTTTAAGGAAAGTTTTAAAATAAATGCATTGTAATAATAAGGTTCGTTTTGAAAAATACTAACTCCGTCCAATTGTGGAGAATATTTAAAAGAACCTGCATAATACACTCCTGAAGAGTTTACATCAATTCCATTCGAACTACTCTTTCCTCCATCAAATATTTTTGCCCAAACTAAATCACCATTTGTACTTAATTTTGAAAAAAAAGCACTGCCATCTCCTGAACCTATCAAATTAAACATGTTTACACTTGGGTCAAAGTCTGTCTCTCCTATAACTTGTCCTGTTAAATAAACATTACCTGCACTGTCTAAATCAATACCATTTACATATTGATGATTTTGGCCACCAATACTTTTGGCCCAAACAAAATTTTGTGCATATGTATACATAAAGCTTATGCATAAAAATACTGCAGAGAAAATTATTTTTTTCATAGCTAAAGTGATTTAAGATTAGATTTTAAACAAAATTATTTATCTTAATAATAAAAAGAGTTACCAAATGTTAACAATTTTTATTTATATTTATTTATAAGATATTAGATGAATCTTTTTTTTAGTCAATAACTCTAACTAGTCGACCCTTAAAAAGTCATTTTTAATTTTTTAAAAAAAGAGGGGTTGGAAAATAAAATGAAAAAATATCGTGTGAAAGTGAAAAAACAGCGTCTGAAAAAAGTGAAAAAATTTTTGCTTCCATTTATTCATCATTCTTTTGAAGTTGAATGCTGCTGCAGCCAACATGATATTGATGTTATCGCCTACGATTCCTTTGTAAAAGTTACGGTTTTGTCTATGGTCGGTCTTTAAATGTCCTATAACAGGTTCTATACCCGCACGTTTTTTATGACTATCGCTTAGTTTCTTGCATTGATAATAACTCATTGATTTTCTTGGTGTTGACGGAATTAAAACCTCGGTTTCTTCTATCTGCTTATTGCCTCTGTAGCCCCGATCTGCTTTGACCCATTTGGGCATTTGCCCTACTAAGCGATTTACCTGCTCAAGGGTTGGTACTAAGGTATGCCCATCATACTCGTCTCTAA includes:
- a CDS encoding SBBP repeat-containing protein translates to MKKIIFSAVFLCISFMYTYAQNFVWAKSIGGQNHQYVNGIDLDSAGNVYLTGQVIGETDFDPSVNMFNLIGSGDGSAFFSKLSTNGDLVWAKIFDGGKSSSNGIDVNSSGVYYAGSFKYSPQLDGVSIFQNEPYYYNAFILKLSLNGNYQFANAIRSHYYHSNPNNPNDSLATGNSVAADVAAGNNFAYFTGHFEDTIQVGQNVYYSTNDAYDAFIAKDDLTSFSSIHFTSNDGGSAITVDAANNVYTVGYYDGGIFIKGGWIKQISGSDILVNSITTDNNGNIYITGRFSGTIDFDPGPGSNTLSGFYDAYVLKLNSSGDFVWVKKIGGSNFDEGKAICTDTSGNIYITGKFAGTADFDPSNNTFNLTSSGYLDIFVCKLDLNGDFVWAVKMGSSQNDDEGVDLCVDNNNNVYVTGTFKATADFDPGPGVFTLTPVTELYSEIFICKLSQSPEIEVLGNNIVIPNGDYTPSTNDNTYFGDVPPNTSVNKFFRINNTGSQPLYLTNNPRVSVTGSAFTLISDASPVIDPGSYAMFEVKFLPTTCEEYDGTISIANNDDDENPYIFVILGYGIDNTHPNITCKNDTTINIAAGSTYYIVQGNELDPYDYSDNCGIDTVYNSINQLSTLAGAQLNIGTHQIIWTIKDLAGFIDTCILNVTINSASAINNNNLSKVTIYPNPAENNLYIDFGNLQGNKKIIISNSLGQEIFINSTSATSTEIDIKQFSEGLYFETFAKLYYFFDISKIFA